The Polycladomyces zharkentensis genome segment ATGCGGTGGAACCGATTGTCGTCTCCCAGAGCCTGGCCATCGCCGGCATTGCAACCGCCACGGCGACGGCACTGTATGGACAATTGGAGGGAATGGCCATTCCGTTGGTCTATTTTCCGGCATTCATCACATATGCGCTGTCCGTTTCACTCGTCCCCGCCGTATCCGAAGCGGCGGCACGCGGACAGCGTCGATTGGTCGAACATCGTCTCCGGCAGGCGGTTCGGTTGTCACTGATCGTCGGCGCTCCTTGCGCGGTGTGGATGTTTGTATTGGCTGAGCCTTTGACACTCTTGGTTTACCACAACACAGAGGTGGCCCGCTTGATGCAGATTCTTGCCCCCTTCGCCGTCTTCCTGTACCTCCAGGGACCGTTGGCGGCTGTTCTGCAAGGGTTGGACAAAGCAAACGAGGCCATGCGCAATTCCATTTTCGGATCGTTGATCAAAACAGGATTGATTTTTCTGTTCGCCTCCCGTCCATCCCTCGGGATCGACGGAGTGGCACTGGCTATCAATTGTGGAATCGTCATCGTAACGTCGCTCCATCTCTTGAGCATCATGCGCCATATTCCGTTCACCGTGCATCTGAAGGGCTGGATCAAACTCACCGTCTGCATCGCCGGAATGGGGACAGTATCGTACCTGTGGTTGAATCACAGCATCGGTGCGTTGTGGTTGCGGTTATTGTCCACAGTTGGGGTGAGTGCCGGGGTGTACGGTGCACTCCTGATCCTGTTTTCGCTCATTCGCGGAGAGGATGCCCGACACTTGCCGGTGATCGGCAAATGGATGAACCGCCTTCTGCCGCGTTAATCCTTTTTGGGATCGATATAGAGCCGTCCCCGGTGATCGACGCTGGCGAAGAAAATCTCTTTGAAGTCCTTGTATCCGTACTGCTGAATTTGGTTTTTCAACCAAAAACGGTTTTGTCCGATCTGGTTCAATCCTTCTTCCTGTACCTTGCCATCCACAATCAACGTTACCGGCATCATAAACGGACGGAACCCCGCATTTTCATCTGCGTCTCTTTCTTCCCTTTTTTCCTCCGACGTGCGCGGGATGACGCTCAATTTCCCCGTAGTCTCCAAAATCGCAAATTCCACGTCGGAGATGTTGGATATGTTTTTCTCCCGCAACTGCGTCATGAGATCATCCAAATTGTATCGCTGTTTGGCCATTTCCTCTTCCATGATCTTGCCGTTTTTGATCAGGACAGAGGGTTGGCCGTCCACCAAATGACGCAGGTGGGTATTTTTCAATGAAAGATAAGAAAGTATCAGTTGTCCCAACAACAGGGTCATGATCGGAATCATGCCTTTCATCAACGGCACGCGGGTATCTTCAATGAAGATAACGGCCAAATCGGCAATCATGATGAACACAACCAGATCGAATATGGACAGCTTGCCGATTTCCCGCTTGCCCATCAACCGCATAACCAACAGTACCAAAAAATATGCGAATAATGAACGAAGAAACAGTGACCACCATTCCATGGCCGTGCCCCCTTTCTCCCGATTTGCATCCCGACTGGGGTTCCGTATCCTTGTGGCATTGGCCTTGGCGAGGCCTTCCAGGGCATGTTTGACCAAGATCGTCCGTCGCTTTCCCCACTAGTTTCGTCCAGCGGCACGAGATTTATGATGGCCGCACGATCATAAAACCATGAGAAAGTTCATACCCATGTACAAAATCGGACAATCAGGAGGATGGCCATGAAAACGCCCATGGTGGATCATTCATCCAAATTTCGCCTGCGCTCCCCCCTGTTGGCAGGGTTGCTTCTGATCTGGACGGTAGTGATCGCCGGATCGGTATTGGTCACGTTTTTGTTGCGCTGGACTTCCGTACAGGAATCTTCCCTGCCGTTGTTCACATACGGCATCAATGGCTTCGCCCTGATCGGCGGCGGTTGGCTTGCCGGAAGGAAAAGCAAGCGGAAAGGTTGGTTGTACGGGGGAATGACCGGTTTGATGTATGCACTCATCGTCT includes the following:
- the spoVB gene encoding stage V sporulation protein B, translating into MTKQSFLHGTLILVGAGFITKILGFVYRIALSRIIGDEGMGLFQMAFPILLFVIVLATAGLPVAISKLVSEAEATGDEERIRFILRVSLGIVIVTSMVLTGMTVLFAPWIASHLLTDERAVYALTGIAPVIPIVAIASIFRGYFQGRQQMNPYAVAQIVEQIVRIATILLLAQYLLPYGVEYASAGAMFGIVAGEGAGLFVLLRAFRNDPRRPPLRMRIGRKDSVGTLKRLSRLALPVTASRTFGSLSYAVEPIVVSQSLAIAGIATATATALYGQLEGMAIPLVYFPAFITYALSVSLVPAVSEAAARGQRRLVEHRLRQAVRLSLIVGAPCAVWMFVLAEPLTLLVYHNTEVARLMQILAPFAVFLYLQGPLAAVLQGLDKANEAMRNSIFGSLIKTGLIFLFASRPSLGIDGVALAINCGIVIVTSLHLLSIMRHIPFTVHLKGWIKLTVCIAGMGTVSYLWLNHSIGALWLRLLSTVGVSAGVYGALLILFSLIRGEDARHLPVIGKWMNRLLPR
- a CDS encoding DUF421 domain-containing protein, with the protein product MEWWSLFLRSLFAYFLVLLVMRLMGKREIGKLSIFDLVVFIMIADLAVIFIEDTRVPLMKGMIPIMTLLLGQLILSYLSLKNTHLRHLVDGQPSVLIKNGKIMEEEMAKQRYNLDDLMTQLREKNISNISDVEFAILETTGKLSVIPRTSEEKREERDADENAGFRPFMMPVTLIVDGKVQEEGLNQIGQNRFWLKNQIQQYGYKDFKEIFFASVDHRGRLYIDPKKD
- a CDS encoding TIGR04086 family membrane protein, giving the protein MKTPMVDHSSKFRLRSPLLAGLLLIWTVVIAGSVLVTFLLRWTSVQESSLPLFTYGINGFALIGGGWLAGRKSKRKGWLYGGMTGLMYALIVWMIAFLAFDTAMRLQPLLFTGAAFGLSALGGMLGVNSSR